Proteins encoded together in one Hevea brasiliensis isolate MT/VB/25A 57/8 chromosome 16, ASM3005281v1, whole genome shotgun sequence window:
- the LOC110640223 gene encoding uncharacterized protein LOC110640223 isoform X2, which translates to MAGSTFDAYRAEPSQQQLTATVPLDMRRAESSRQHVRALNTQFASWVQAQLKNHPDEIWEDGVRDYLAHASNIMEKFSDVVNWLKANAVKGGTAAESLGTEKKLVPEVKNNESKLFQGKIGFVSPSTNTSFTVSWSSGVFSNNQSSGGVFSNSQSSGMFNSTSNSGLFTNSQSTGLFLKSQSSGLFSNSQSSSLSSANQSSGLFSTSPSFGGSFSNRSSGLFSDSQSSGLSSGNQSSGSFSSNQSTGVFSSTSTPILIGGQNMVSTNHNVSDDVNDENEPEQPSSPSVKKSEEKGIVVVHEVKCKLYVKSSDPADKDTWKDKGTGQLSIKRKEDVAKGTKESKPTIVVRNDVGRVLLNALLYPGIKTNAQKNSLVAIFHTAGEDGGNSDNVVARTFLIRTKTEEDRNKLATAIQEYAPAS; encoded by the exons ATGGCAGGATCCACTTTTGATGCTTATAGGGCAGAACCATCTCAACAGCAGTTGACTGCAACTGTACCATTGGATATGCGCCGGGCTGAGTCCTCTCGACAGCACGTGAGAGCTCTCAATACTCAATTTGCCAG TTGGGTGCAAGCACAACTGAAGAATCATCCAGATGAAATTTGGGAAGATGGGGTTCGAGACTACCTTGCTCATGCTTCAAACATTATG GAGAAGTTCAGTGATGTTGTGAACTGGCTCAAAGCAAATGCTGTAAAAGGAGGAACTGCCGCTGAATCCCTTGGTACTGAAAAGAAACTTGTGCCTGAAGTAAAGAACAATGAGAGTAAGTTATTCCAGGGCAAAATTGGATTTGTTTCACCGAGTACAAATACAAGCTTTACTGTGTCATGGAGCTCTGGCGTATTCTCCAATAATCAGAGTTCTGGAGGAGTATTCTCTAATAGCCAAAGCTCTGGTATGTTCAACAGCACCTCAAACTCTGGTTTATTCACCAACAGTCAAAGCACTGGATTATTCTTAAAGAGCCAGAGTTCTGGATTATTCTCCAACAGTCAGAGCTCATCACTTTCCTCTGCCAATCAAAGCAGTGGATTGTTCTCCACCAGTCCGAGCTTTGGGGGTTCTTTCAGTAATCGAAGCTCTGGATTGTTCTCCGACAGTCAGAGCTCTGGACTTTCTTCTGGTAATCAAAGCTCTGGCTCTTTTTCCAGCAATCAAAGCACTGGAGTGTTTTCCAGTACTTCAACCCCTATCTTGATTG GAGGTCAAAACATGGTTTCCACAAACCATAATGTGTCAGATGACGTCAATGATG AGAATGAACCAGAGCAACCCAGCAGCCCATCAGTCAAGAAGTCTGAAGAGAAGGGTATTGTTGTAGTCCATGAAGTCAAGTGCAAGCTGTATGTCAAG TCAAGTGATCCAGCAGATAAAGACACATGGAAAGACAAAGGTACCGGGCAGCTTTCTATCAAACGCAAAGAGGATGTAGCCAAGGGTACAAAAGAGTCGAAACCGACAATAGTTGTTCGAAATGAT GTCGGAAGAGTGTTATTAAATGCTTTGCTATATCCAGGAATCAAGACAAATGCACAAAAGAATTCCCTTGTTGCAATATTTCATACTGCG GGCGAGGATGGTGGCAACAGTGATAACGTTGTGGCACGCACCTTCTTAATTAGGacaaaaacagaggaggatcgaAATAAATTGGCAACAGCAATACAAGAATATGCTCCTGCATCATGA
- the LOC110640223 gene encoding uncharacterized protein LOC110640223 isoform X1: protein MKGAKRFAVSDSAPDTNDTTFRNERVMAGSTFDAYRAEPSQQQLTATVPLDMRRAESSRQHVRALNTQFASWVQAQLKNHPDEIWEDGVRDYLAHASNIMEKFSDVVNWLKANAVKGGTAAESLGTEKKLVPEVKNNESKLFQGKIGFVSPSTNTSFTVSWSSGVFSNNQSSGGVFSNSQSSGMFNSTSNSGLFTNSQSTGLFLKSQSSGLFSNSQSSSLSSANQSSGLFSTSPSFGGSFSNRSSGLFSDSQSSGLSSGNQSSGSFSSNQSTGVFSSTSTPILIGGQNMVSTNHNVSDDVNDENEPEQPSSPSVKKSEEKGIVVVHEVKCKLYVKSSDPADKDTWKDKGTGQLSIKRKEDVAKGTKESKPTIVVRNDVGRVLLNALLYPGIKTNAQKNSLVAIFHTAGEDGGNSDNVVARTFLIRTKTEEDRNKLATAIQEYAPAS from the exons ATGAAAGGAGCCAAACGTTTCGCCGTCTCGGACTCGGCGCCGGACACTAACGACACGACT TTCCGGAATGAAAGAGTAATGGCAGGATCCACTTTTGATGCTTATAGGGCAGAACCATCTCAACAGCAGTTGACTGCAACTGTACCATTGGATATGCGCCGGGCTGAGTCCTCTCGACAGCACGTGAGAGCTCTCAATACTCAATTTGCCAG TTGGGTGCAAGCACAACTGAAGAATCATCCAGATGAAATTTGGGAAGATGGGGTTCGAGACTACCTTGCTCATGCTTCAAACATTATG GAGAAGTTCAGTGATGTTGTGAACTGGCTCAAAGCAAATGCTGTAAAAGGAGGAACTGCCGCTGAATCCCTTGGTACTGAAAAGAAACTTGTGCCTGAAGTAAAGAACAATGAGAGTAAGTTATTCCAGGGCAAAATTGGATTTGTTTCACCGAGTACAAATACAAGCTTTACTGTGTCATGGAGCTCTGGCGTATTCTCCAATAATCAGAGTTCTGGAGGAGTATTCTCTAATAGCCAAAGCTCTGGTATGTTCAACAGCACCTCAAACTCTGGTTTATTCACCAACAGTCAAAGCACTGGATTATTCTTAAAGAGCCAGAGTTCTGGATTATTCTCCAACAGTCAGAGCTCATCACTTTCCTCTGCCAATCAAAGCAGTGGATTGTTCTCCACCAGTCCGAGCTTTGGGGGTTCTTTCAGTAATCGAAGCTCTGGATTGTTCTCCGACAGTCAGAGCTCTGGACTTTCTTCTGGTAATCAAAGCTCTGGCTCTTTTTCCAGCAATCAAAGCACTGGAGTGTTTTCCAGTACTTCAACCCCTATCTTGATTG GAGGTCAAAACATGGTTTCCACAAACCATAATGTGTCAGATGACGTCAATGATG AGAATGAACCAGAGCAACCCAGCAGCCCATCAGTCAAGAAGTCTGAAGAGAAGGGTATTGTTGTAGTCCATGAAGTCAAGTGCAAGCTGTATGTCAAG TCAAGTGATCCAGCAGATAAAGACACATGGAAAGACAAAGGTACCGGGCAGCTTTCTATCAAACGCAAAGAGGATGTAGCCAAGGGTACAAAAGAGTCGAAACCGACAATAGTTGTTCGAAATGAT GTCGGAAGAGTGTTATTAAATGCTTTGCTATATCCAGGAATCAAGACAAATGCACAAAAGAATTCCCTTGTTGCAATATTTCATACTGCG GGCGAGGATGGTGGCAACAGTGATAACGTTGTGGCACGCACCTTCTTAATTAGGacaaaaacagaggaggatcgaAATAAATTGGCAACAGCAATACAAGAATATGCTCCTGCATCATGA
- the LOC110640227 gene encoding UDP-galactose/UDP-glucose transporter 4 — MRGEDQSRSLFGISLSDRPKWQQFLICSSGFFFGYLVNGICEEYVYNRLQFSYGWYFTFVQGLVYLVLIYFQGFTVKQMVNPWKTYVKLSAVLMGSHGLTKGSLAFLNYPAQIMFKSTKVLPVMVMGAFIPGLRRKYPFHEYISALLLVIGLILFTLADAQTSPNFSIIGVIMICGALVMDSLMGNLQEAIFTMNSSTTQIEVLFCSTVVGLPFLIPPMILTGELIKAWNSCSQHPYVYGVLVFEAMATFIGQVSVLSLIAIFGAAATAMITTARKAVTLLLSYMIFTKPLTEQHGTGLLLIAMGIILKMLPDNKPPSKQGKSHLKEDKSHVDNREGEEDEENQPLV, encoded by the exons ATGAGGGGCGAGGATCAATCGAGGTCTCTGTTCGGCATTTCTCTTTCTGATCGACCTAAATGGCAGCAATTCCTTATCTGTTCTTCTGGGTTCTTCTTTGGTTATCTTGTTAATGGCATTTGTGAG GAATATGTGTATAACCGGCTTCAGTTCAG CTATGGCTGGTATTTCACTTTTGTGCAAGGATTAGTGTACCTGGTGCTCATATACTTTCAGGGTTTCACCGTTAAGCAAATGGTGAACCCATGGAAAACTTATGTGAAACTCTCTGCTGTCCTTATGGGTTCTCATGGATTGACCAAGGGTTCCTTGGCCTTCCTTAACTATCCAGCCCAAATCATGTTCAAATCAACCAAG GTACTACCAGTCATGGTAATGGGTGCATTTATTCCAGGCCTGAGAAGGAAATATCCATTTCATGAATACATCTCTGCCCTGCTTCTAGTTATTGGTCTGATTCTTTTCACCTTAGCAGATGctcaaacttcaccaaattttAGTATAATTGGTGTTATAATGATCTGTGGTGCTTTAGTTATGGATTCTTTAATGGGGAACTTGCAAGAagcaatttttaccatgaattctAGCACAACTCAG ATTGAGGTGCTATTCTGCTCAACAGTAGTAGGTTTGCCTTTCTTGATTCCACCAATGATCTTGACAGGGGAGCTGATTAAGGCCTGGAATTCTTGTTCTCAA CATCCTTATGTGTATGGGGTGCTAGTATTTGAAGCAATGGCCACATTCATTGGGCAAGTGTCTGTTTTATCTCTCATTGCTATTTTTGGGGCTGCAGCCACTGCCATG ATAACAACAGCTAGAAAGGCAGTCACCTTGTTACTGTCATACATGATATTTACGAAGCCATTAACGGAGCAGCATGGGACAGGGCTACTGCTCATAGCCATGGGAATAATATTGAAGATGTTGCCAGATAACAAACCCCCCAGTAAGCAGGGGAAGTCACATTTGAAAGAAGATAAAAGTCATGTTGATAATAGAGAaggtgaagaagatgaagaaaatcaGCCCTTAGTGTGA
- the LOC110640222 gene encoding uncharacterized protein LOC110640222: MASIISSSNKKPFLIGKKPLMLKDYLRDDLSSCSSNGFKSFPRRQCCTTVRFLLEIDLNTNTKHQRRQFFKRSRSSSTTISAPHKASEAVINAVKLLSFPFSSSSSMKSSSPFLHNKSRKGGFLLPRSFSRKLLEKSFWMKADQKEREGSEKQRWRLFHEFLQERHEPFDHNINRNSTSRVTTAFTNSRLSSSSSRNSNSNSNSPSWTDSEFTGHSGNSESYNYINQNAAAEGLKGLPSEKIASKGVGVTAGQDSITVSVEKNTKEWPTEVVKEQFSPVSVLDCPYEDEEENSSASQRSLVRMEGAHQKFMAKIRRFESLAQVNPPNLENQMELAGLEDETLKSPVKVYSLSAHSNMFSDGKEEIRAHELLKLVKGPSNHRLISKADIVLLDFFREKIMENIPSVSMFEGYNKYLEKELEVAQDWINGHPQDMLLGWEVKDSRTVYVRDMERKRKWKNFDEEKQDLVLELELEVFTSLVNEAILDLLLPS; the protein is encoded by the exons ATGGCTTCTATCATCAGTTCCTCTAATAAAAAACCTTTCTTGATTGGGAAAAAGCCTTTGATGCTCAAGGATTACCTTAGGGATGATCTCAGCTCCTGTTCCTCCAATGGCTTCAAATCCTTTCCCCGCCGACAATGCTGCACCACTGTCCGATTTCTACTCGAGATCGATCtcaataccaacaccaaacatCAACGTCGGCAGTTTTTTAAAAGAAGCAGATCATCTTCTACGACAATATCTGCTCCTCACAAGGCATCGGAGGCCGTCATTAATGCTGTTAAGctgctttcttttcctttctcatcttcttcctccatgaAATCTTCATCTCCGTTCCTACACAACAAAAGCAGAAAAGGAGGATTTCTTCTGCCCCGAAGCTTTTCGCGGAAGCTGCTCGAGAAAAGCTTCTGGATGAAAGCTgatcaaaaagaaagagaaggcaGCGAGAAACAACGGTGGAGATTGTTCCATGAGTTCCTCCAGGAAAGACATGAACCATTCGATCACAACATAAATCGCAACTCCACCTCCCGCGTTACAACCGCGTTTACCAACAGCAGACTCTCATCGAGTTCAAGCAGGAACAGCAACAGCAACAGCAACAGTCCTAGTTGGACTGACAGCGAATTTACTGGTCACAGCGGTAATTCAGAGAGTTACAATTACATCAACCAAAACGCCGCTGCAGAAGGGCTGAAAGGTTTACCCAGCGAGAAGATTGCCAGCAAGGGAGTAGGCGTAACAGCCGGTCAGGATTCCATCACCGTCTCGGTGGAAAAAAACACAAAG GAGTGGCCTACTGAGGTGGTCAAAGAGCAATTTAGTCCTGTGTCTGTGCTGGACTGTCCATACGAAGATGAAGAAGAGAATAGCTCTGCTTCCCAGCGTAGTCTTGTCCGCATGGAAG GAGCCCACCAGAAATTTATGGCAAAGATCAGAAGGTTTGAGAGCCTTGCTCAGGTAAATCCACCGAACTTGGAAAATCAAATGGAATTGGCAGGGTTAGAGGATGAAACCCTTAAATCCCCTGTAAAAGTTTATTCATTGTCAGCCCACAGCAACATGTTCAGTGATGGTAAAGAAGAAATAAGGGCTCACGAACTTCTTAAGCTCGTAAAAGGACCATCGAATCATCGCCTGATATCTAAGGCAGACATCGTATTGTTAGACTTCTTCAGAGAGAAAATTATGGAAAACATACCAAGTGTTAGCATGTTTGAAGGATACAATAAATATTTGGAGAAAGAGTTAGAAGTAGCACAAGATTGGATAAATGGGCACCCACAAGATATGCTTTTAGGGTGGGAGGTGAAGGATAGCAGGACTGTCTACGTTAGAGATATGGAGAGGAAAAGGAAGTGGaaaaattttgatgaagaaaaacaagatttggttttAGAATTGGAGCTTGAGGTCTTTACTTCTTTGGTGAACGAAGCCATACTTGATCTCCTTCTCCCAagctaa